The following coding sequences lie in one Frigoribacterium sp. SL97 genomic window:
- a CDS encoding cytochrome c oxidase subunit 4 translates to MKTNATLFWILAIFFFLMCAVYVLWSLLDTGQVEWAGTLGIGLAGMLGAFLAFYMGRSHATQGGELPEDRLDANIDDGDPEMGFFSPWSWWPIILAAGCSLIFLALAVGMWIIYIGAALTAVALVGWVYEYYRGNFAH, encoded by the coding sequence ATGAAGACCAACGCGACGCTGTTCTGGATCCTCGCGATCTTCTTCTTCCTCATGTGTGCGGTTTACGTGCTCTGGAGCCTCCTCGACACCGGTCAGGTCGAATGGGCCGGTACGCTCGGCATCGGTCTGGCCGGCATGCTCGGAGCATTCCTGGCGTTCTACATGGGTCGCTCGCACGCGACCCAGGGAGGCGAGCTTCCCGAGGACCGTCTGGACGCCAACATCGACGACGGTGACCCCGAGATGGGCTTCTTCAGCCCCTGGTCGTGGTGGCCCATCATCTTGGCCGCCGGTTGCAGCCTGATCTTCCTGGCGCTGGCCGTCGGCATGTGGATCATCTACATCGGTGCGGCCCTGACGGCCGTTGCCTTGGTCGGCTGGGTCTACGAGTACTACCGCGGAAACTTCGCACACTGA